Proteins encoded in a region of the Pangasianodon hypophthalmus isolate fPanHyp1 chromosome 21, fPanHyp1.pri, whole genome shotgun sequence genome:
- the LOC113546413 gene encoding vitamin K-dependent protein C-like isoform X1, whose translation MARTPFLCFALIFLWAASAVCMSVFYSSPKAHMLLRSRRANSILEELRSPSLERECIEERCDFQEAKEIIKSKEATLEFWTVYADGNQCVPNACKNGFCVDQFRSYICSCNPGFEGKYCHLFSTHTNCSVDNGGCDHNCHETKDKTGRYCRCIKGYKLHEDSKQCVPKNQRSCGQILIARSFYSTKHFEGLQPWLFGGEVGKRGESPWQALILNSNGKFQCSGVLIDEVWVLTAAHCLEKFSRFSVRLGDYKRFKFEESEVTLPVVKIVPHPKYNSLTVDNDIALLRLSSPVTFSRYIVPACLPSQDLAERVLHLNGTTMVVTGWGMDKEGTAPYSSDLKHISVPLVEQSECARHMVTNLTENMLCAGSIGSIKDACDGDSGGPMMTLYRNTWFLIGLVSAGEGCGHTDKLGIYTKVSNYLEWINSVKKQL comes from the exons ttttttacAGCAGCCCAAAGGCACACATGCTCCTGCGCTCCAGAAGGGCCAATTCCATTCTGGAGGAACTGAGGTCTCCATCTTTGGAGCGAGAGTGTATTGAAGAGCGGTGTGACTTTCAGGAAGCTAAGGAAATCATCAAGAGCAAAGAGGCCACG TTAGAGTTCTGGACGGTGTATGCAG ATGGGAACCAGTGTGTCCCGAATGCCTGCAAGAACGGATTTTGTGTGGATCAGTTCCGGTCCTACATTTGCTCCTGCAACCCTGGTTTTGAAGGAAAATACTGTCATCTAT tcagcacacacaccaactgCTCAGTGGACAACGGAGGCTGTGATCACAACTGCCACGAGACGAAAGACAAGACAGGACGTTACTGCAGGTGTATTAAGGGATACAAACTCCATGAAGACTCCAAACAGTGTGTTCCAAAAA ATCAGCGGTCTTGCGGACAGATTTTGATCGCTAGGTCATTCTACTCAACAAAGCACTTTGAAGGTCTACAACCTTGGCTCTTTGGTGGTGAAGTTGGCAAAAGGGGAGAGAGTCCTTGGCAG GCTCTTATCTTGAATTCCAACGGAAAATTTCAGTGTAGCGGTGTCTTGATTGATGAAGTCTGGGTTCTTACTGCTGCTCACTGTCTTGAGAAATTCAGCCGCTTCAGTGTCAGACtag GTGACTACAAACGTTTCAAGTTCGAAGAATCCGAGGTCACCCTTCCTGTGGTGAAAATTGTCCCCCACCCAAAATACAATAGCCTAACGGTGGACAACGACATAGCTCTGCTGCGTTTGTCATCGCCCGTAACATTCAGCAGGTACATCGTCCCTGCCTGTCTGCCGAGTCAAGACCTGGCCGAGCGTGTGCTCCACCTCAACGGCACCACGATGGTGGTGACAGGCTGGGGCATGGATAAAGAAGGGACAGCGCCATACAGCTCGGATCTCAAACACATCAGCGTGCCACTGGTGGAGCAATCCGAGTGTGCACGCCACATGGTCACCAACCTGACGGAGAACATGCTGTGTGCCGGCAGCATTGGGAGCATCAAGGACGCATGCGACGGTGACAGTGGCGGCCCCATGATGACGCTATATCGCAACACGTGGTTCCTCATCGGCCTCGTATCCGCGGGCGAGGGCTGTGGCCACACGGACAAACTGGGCATCTACACCAAAGTCTCCAATTACCTGGAGTGGATTAATAGTGTGAAAAAGCAGCTGTGA
- the LOC113546413 gene encoding vitamin K-dependent protein C-like isoform X2 — protein MARTPFLCFALIFLWAASAVFFYSSPKAHMLLRSRRANSILEELRSPSLERECIEERCDFQEAKEIIKSKEATLEFWTVYADGNQCVPNACKNGFCVDQFRSYICSCNPGFEGKYCHLFSTHTNCSVDNGGCDHNCHETKDKTGRYCRCIKGYKLHEDSKQCVPKNQRSCGQILIARSFYSTKHFEGLQPWLFGGEVGKRGESPWQALILNSNGKFQCSGVLIDEVWVLTAAHCLEKFSRFSVRLGDYKRFKFEESEVTLPVVKIVPHPKYNSLTVDNDIALLRLSSPVTFSRYIVPACLPSQDLAERVLHLNGTTMVVTGWGMDKEGTAPYSSDLKHISVPLVEQSECARHMVTNLTENMLCAGSIGSIKDACDGDSGGPMMTLYRNTWFLIGLVSAGEGCGHTDKLGIYTKVSNYLEWINSVKKQL, from the exons ttttttacAGCAGCCCAAAGGCACACATGCTCCTGCGCTCCAGAAGGGCCAATTCCATTCTGGAGGAACTGAGGTCTCCATCTTTGGAGCGAGAGTGTATTGAAGAGCGGTGTGACTTTCAGGAAGCTAAGGAAATCATCAAGAGCAAAGAGGCCACG TTAGAGTTCTGGACGGTGTATGCAG ATGGGAACCAGTGTGTCCCGAATGCCTGCAAGAACGGATTTTGTGTGGATCAGTTCCGGTCCTACATTTGCTCCTGCAACCCTGGTTTTGAAGGAAAATACTGTCATCTAT tcagcacacacaccaactgCTCAGTGGACAACGGAGGCTGTGATCACAACTGCCACGAGACGAAAGACAAGACAGGACGTTACTGCAGGTGTATTAAGGGATACAAACTCCATGAAGACTCCAAACAGTGTGTTCCAAAAA ATCAGCGGTCTTGCGGACAGATTTTGATCGCTAGGTCATTCTACTCAACAAAGCACTTTGAAGGTCTACAACCTTGGCTCTTTGGTGGTGAAGTTGGCAAAAGGGGAGAGAGTCCTTGGCAG GCTCTTATCTTGAATTCCAACGGAAAATTTCAGTGTAGCGGTGTCTTGATTGATGAAGTCTGGGTTCTTACTGCTGCTCACTGTCTTGAGAAATTCAGCCGCTTCAGTGTCAGACtag GTGACTACAAACGTTTCAAGTTCGAAGAATCCGAGGTCACCCTTCCTGTGGTGAAAATTGTCCCCCACCCAAAATACAATAGCCTAACGGTGGACAACGACATAGCTCTGCTGCGTTTGTCATCGCCCGTAACATTCAGCAGGTACATCGTCCCTGCCTGTCTGCCGAGTCAAGACCTGGCCGAGCGTGTGCTCCACCTCAACGGCACCACGATGGTGGTGACAGGCTGGGGCATGGATAAAGAAGGGACAGCGCCATACAGCTCGGATCTCAAACACATCAGCGTGCCACTGGTGGAGCAATCCGAGTGTGCACGCCACATGGTCACCAACCTGACGGAGAACATGCTGTGTGCCGGCAGCATTGGGAGCATCAAGGACGCATGCGACGGTGACAGTGGCGGCCCCATGATGACGCTATATCGCAACACGTGGTTCCTCATCGGCCTCGTATCCGCGGGCGAGGGCTGTGGCCACACGGACAAACTGGGCATCTACACCAAAGTCTCCAATTACCTGGAGTGGATTAATAGTGTGAAAAAGCAGCTGTGA